In Cervus canadensis isolate Bull #8, Minnesota chromosome 6, ASM1932006v1, whole genome shotgun sequence, one DNA window encodes the following:
- the CHD8 gene encoding chromodomain-helicase-DNA-binding protein 8 isoform X4 has translation MKGESKRITLVLQQPQSGGPQGHRHVVLGSLPGKIVLQGNQLAALTQAKNAQGQPAKVVTIQLQVQQPQQKIQIVPQPPSSQPQPQQPPSTQPVTLSSVQQAQIMGPGQAPGQRLSVPLKVVLQPQAGSSQGASSGLSVVKVLSASEVAALSSPASSAPHTGGKTGIEENRRLEHQKKQEKANRIVAEAIARARARGEQNIPRVLNEDELPSVRPEEEGEKKRRKKSSGERLKEEKPKKSKTSGTSKTKGKSKLNTITPVVGKKRKRNTSSDNSDVEVMPAQSPREDEESSIQKRRSNRQVKRKKYTEDLDIKITDDEEEEEVDVTGPVRAEPVLPEPVQEPDGETLPSMQFFVENPSEEDAAIVDKVLSMRIVKKELPSGQYTEAEEFFVKYKNYSYLHCEWATISQLEKDKRIHQKLKRFKTKMAQMRHFFHEDEEPFNPDYVEVDRILDESHSIDKDNGEPVIYYLVKWCSLPYEDSTWELKEDVDEGKIREFKRIQSRHPELKRVNRPQASAWKKLELSHEYKNRNQLREYQLEGVNWLLFNWYNRQNCILADEMGLGKTIQSIAFLQEVYNVGIHGPFLVIAPLSTITNWEREFNTWTEMNTIVYHGSLASRQMIQQYEMYCKDSRGRLIPGAYKFDALITTFEMILSDCPELREIEWRCVIIDEAHRLKNRNCKLLDSLKHMDLEHKVLLTGTPLQNTVEELFSLLHFLEPSQFPSESEFLKDFGDLKTEEQVQKLQAILKPMMLRRLKEDVEKNLAPKQETIIEVELTNIQKKYYRAILEKNFSFLSKGAGHTNMPNLLNTMMELRKCCNHPYLINGAEEKILTEFREACHIIPHDFHLQAMVRSAGKLVLIDKLLPKLKAGGHKVLIFSQMVRCLDILEDYLIQRRYLYERIDGRVRGNLRQAAIDRFSKPDSDRFVFLLCTRAGGLGINLTAADTCIIFDSDWNPQNDLQAQARCHRIGQSKAVKVYRLITRNSYEREMFDKASLKLGLDKAVLQSMSGRDGNITGIQQFSKKEIEDLLRKGAYAAIMEEDDEGSKFCEEDIDQILLRRTTTITIESEGKGSTFAKASFVASENRTDISLDDPNFWQKWAKKADLDMDLLNSKNNLVIDTPRVRKQTRHFSTLKDDDLVEFSDLESEDDERPRSRRHDRHHTYGRTDCFRVEKHLLVYGWGRWRDILSHGRFKRRMTERDVETICRAILVYCLLHYRGDENIKGFIWDLISPAENGKTKELQNHSGLSIPVPRGRKGKKVKSQSTFDIHKADWIRKYNPDTLFQDESYKKHLKHQCNKVLLRVRMLYYLRQEVIGDQAEKVLGGAIASEIDIWFPVVDQLEVPTTWWDSEADKSLLIGVFKHGYEKYNTMRADPALCFLEKAGRPDDKAIAAEHRVLDNFSDIVEGVDFDKDCEDPEYKPLQGPPKDQDDEGDPLMMMDEEISVIDGDEAQVTQQPGHLFWPPGSALTARLRRLVTAYQRSYKREQMKIEAAERGDRRRRRCEAAFKLKEIARREKQQRWTRREQTDFYRVVSTFGVEYDPDTMQFHWDRFRTFARLDKKTDESLTKYFHGFVAMCRQVCRLPPAAGDEPPDPNLFIEPITEERASRTLYRIELLRRLREQVLCHPLLEDRLALCQPPGPELPKWWEPIRHDGELLRGAARHGVSQTDCNIMQDPDFSFLAARMNYMQNHQAGAPAPSLSRCSTPLLHQQYTSRTASPLPLRPDAPVEKPPEETAAQVPSLESLTLKLEHEVVARSRPTPQDYEMRVAPSDTTPLVSRSVPPVKLEDEEDSDSELDLSKLSPSSSSSSSSSSSSSSTDESEDEKEEKLTADQSRSKLYDEESLLSLPMSQDGFPNEDGEQMTPELLLLQERQRASEWPKDRVLINRIDLVCQAVLSGKWPSSRRSQEMVTGGILGPGNHLLDSPSLTPGEYGDSPVPTPRSSSAASMAEEEVSAVTTAAAQFTRLRRGMDEKEFTVQIKDEEGLKLTFQKHKLMANGVMGDGHPLFHKKKGNRKKLVELEVECMEEPNHLDVDLETRIPVINKVDGTLLVGEDAPRRAELEMWLQGHPEFAVDPRFLAYMEDRRKQKWQRYKKNNKAELNCLGIEPVQTANSRNGKKGHHAETVLNRVLPGPIAPDTSKKRARRTRPDLSKMMALMQGGGTGSLSLHNTFQHSSSGLQSVSSLGHSSATSASLPFMPFVMGGAASSPHVDSSTMLHHHHHHPHPHHHHHHHPGLRATGYPSSPATTTSGTALRLPPLQPEEDEDDEDEDDDDDLSQGYDSSERDFSLIDDPMMPANSDSSEDADD, from the exons ATGAAG GGTGAATCGAAACGCATCACGCTGGTCCTCCAGCAGCCACAGTCTGGAGGTCCCCAAGGACACCGGCATGTCGTGCTAGGGAGTCTACCAGGCAAGATAGTGTTACAGGGCAACCAGCTAGCAGCCCTGACTCAAGCCAAGAATGCCCAGGGGCAGCCTGCCAAAGTAGTAACTATACAGCTGCAGGTGCAGCAGCCGCAGCAGAAAATCCAGATTGTACCACAGCCTCCATCATCGCAGCCACAGCCCCAGCAGCCACCCTCCACCCAGCCAGTGACTCTCTCCTCCGTGCAGCAGGCCCAGATAATGGGACCAGGACAGGCCCCGGGACAGAGACTTTCAGTACCCCTCAAGGTGGTACTTCAGCCACAG GCTGGCTCTTCCCAAGGGGCCTCTTCTGGGCTCTCCGTAGTTAAAGTTCTCAGTGCCAGTGAAGTGGCAGCTCTGTCCTCACCAGCAAGTTCTGCTCCCCATACCGGGGGCAAGACAGGGATCGAGGAAAACCGTAGACTGGAACaccagaagaagcaagagaaagcaAATCGGATTGTAGCAGAGGCCATTGCTAGGGCCCGTGCTCGGGGCGAACAGAACATACCTCGAGTCCTGAATGAGGATGAGCTGCCTAGCGTTAGGCCTGAGGAGGAAGGTGAAAAGAAACGCAGGAAGAAGAGCAGTGGGGAGAGGCTCAAGGAAGAAAAGCCAAAGAAGAGCAAAACATCTGGTACCTCCAAAACCAAGGGCAAGAGTAAGCTAAA CACCATCACTCCTGTggtgggaaagaagagaaaacgtAATACCTCATCTGATAATTCAGATGTAGAAGTCATGCCCGCACAGTCACCCCGGGAAGATGAAGAAAGCAGTATTCAG AAAAGACGCTCGAACCGCCAAGTGAAGCGGAAAAAATACACAGAGGATCTGGATATAAAGATCACAGAcgatgaagaggaagaagaggtggaCGTGACCGGTCCAGTCAGAGCTGAGCCTGTCCTCCCTGAGCCAGTGCAGGAACCAGATGGCGAGACTTTGCCTTCCATGCAGTTCTTCGTG GAGAATCCCAGTGAAGAAGATGCTGCCATTGTAGACAAAGTGCTTTCTATGCGTATTGTGAAGAAGGAG CTTCCTTCTGGACAGTATACTGAAGCAGAAGAATTCTTTGTCAAGTACAAGAACTA CTCCTATCTGCACTGTGAATGGGCCACCATCTCCCAactggagaaggataagaggatCCATCAAAAACTAAAGCGCTTCAAAACCAAAATGGCTCAGATGAGACACTTCTTCCATGAG GATGAAGAGCCCTTCAACCCAGACTATGTAGAGGTGGATAGGATATTGGATGAGTCTCACAGTATTGACAAGGACAATGGGGAG CCTGTAATTTACTACCTGGTGAAATGGTGCTCTCTGCCCTACGAGGATAGTACATGGGAGCTCAAAGAGGATGTTGATGAGGGCAAGATTCGAGAATTTAAACGCATCCAGTCAAGGCACCCAGAACTCAAAAGGGTG AATCGTCCACAGGCAAGTGCCTGGAAGAAGTTGGAGTTGTCACATGAGTATAAAAACAGAAACCAGTTACGGGAATATCAGTTGGAAGGGGTCAACTGGCTGCTCTTTAATTGGTATAACAG GCAGAACTGCATCCTGGCTGATGAGATGGGATTGGGCAAAACCATTCAGTCCATTGCCTTCTTGCAGGAAGTATATAATGTGGGTATCCATGGCCCCTTCCTGGTCATTGCCCCACTGTCCACAATTACTAACTGGGAGCGGGAATTCAACACATGGACAGAGATGAACACTATTGTCTACCATGGCAGTCTGGCCAGCCGGCAGATGATACAGCAATATGAAATGTACTGCAAAGATTCACGG GGGCGCCTCATCCCAGGTGCATACAAGTTTGATGCCTTGATCACAACTTTTGAGATGATTTTGTCAGACTGTCCAGAGCTTCGTGAGATTGAATGGCGGTGTGTCATCATTGATGAGGCCCATCGACTAAAGAACCGTAATTGCAAGCTGCTTGATAGTCTCAAGCACATGGACCTG GAGCACAAAGTGCTGCTCACAGGAACACCATTGCAAAATACTGTGGAGGAACTGTTTAGCTTGCTTCATTTCTTGGAACCATCACAGTTTCCATCAGAATCAGAATTCCTCAAAGACTTTGGGGATCTCAAAACAGAAGAACAG GTTCAAAAGCTACAGGCCATTCTCAAACCAATGATGCTGAGAAGACTCAAAGAAGATGTTGAAAAGAACCTGGCACCCAAACAGGAGACCATTATTGAAGTAGAGCTAACCAACATTCAGAAGAAATACTACCGGGCTATTTTGGAGAagaatttctcctttctttccaaaGGGGCAGGTCATACTAATATGCCAAATCTACTCAACACAATGATGGAGTTGCGCAAATGCTGCAACCACCCATATCTCATCAATG gTGCAGAAGAAAAAATCCTAACAGAGTTTCGAGAAGCTTGCCATATCATACCTCATGACTTCCACTTGCAGGCCATGGTTCGTTCAGCTGGCAAGTTGGTTCTTATTGACAAGTTACTTCCAAAACTTAAAGCTGGTGGCCATAAGGTTCTGATCTTTTCCCAGATGGTACGCTGCCTAGATATCCTAGAGGATTATCTAATCCAGAGAAG GTACTTATATGAGCGTATTGATGGGCGAGTTAGAGGCAACCTTCGGCAAGCTGCTATTGACCGTTTTAGCAAGCCTGACTCGGACCGATTTGTCTTTCTGCTATGCACCCGGGCTGGTGGACTTGGCATTAATCTCACAGCTGCTGATACTTGCATCATCTTTGATTCAGACTGGAATCCGCAAAATGACCTGCAG GCTCAAGCACGTTGTCATCGAATTGGGCAGAGCAAAGCTGTGAAGGTGTACCGTCTCATCACTCGTAATTCTTACGAGAGGGAGATGTTTGATAAGGCTAGCCTCAAGTTGGGATTGGATAAAgctgtgcttcagtccatgagtgGTCGGGATGGCAACATTACTGGA ATCCAACAGTTCTCTAAGAAGGAGATTGAAGATCTCTTACGGAAAGGAGCGTATGCAGCCATAATGGAGGAAGATGATGAGGGCTCCAAGTTTTGTGAAGAGGACATTGACCAGATCTTGTTAAGACGAACCACTACCATCACCATTGAATCTGAAGGAAAGGGTTCTACCTTTGCCAAG GCAAGCTTTGTGGCTTCTGAAAATAGGACTGATATTTCTCTGGATGACCCAAACTTTTGGCAAAAGTGGGCCAAAAAGGCTGACCTGGACATGGATCTACTCAATAGCAAG AATAACTTGGTGATTGACACACCTAGAGTACGAAAGCAGACCCGCCACTTCAGCACTCTGAAAGATGACGACCTAGTGGAATTCTCTGATTTGGAAAGTGAAGATGATGAGCGACCACGCTCTCGCCGACATGACCGTCATCATACCTATGGGCGCACTGACTGTTTTCGGGTGGAAAAGCACCTCCTGGTATATGG ttgGGGACGATGGCGAGATATTCTGTCTCATGGACGCTTCAAGCGACGGATGACTGAAAGAGATGTGGAAACAATTTGCCGGGCCATCCTCGTGTACTGTCTCTTACACTATCGTGGGGACGAAAATATCAAAGGCTTCATTTGGGACTTGATTAGCCCTGCTGAAAATGGCAAGACAAAAGAATTGCAGAATCACTCAG GTCTGTCTATCCCTGTGCCTCGTGGACgcaaggggaaaaaagtaaagtcaCAAAGCACTTTTGATATCCATAAGGCAGATTGGATCCGGAAGTATAACCCTGATACTCTGTTTCAAGATGAGAGTTATAAGAAGCACTTGAAACATCAGTGTAACAA GGTGCTGTTGCGGGTACGAATGCTATATTATCTGAGACAGGAGGTTATTGGAGACCAGGCAGAGAAGGTGTTAGGGGGTGCAATTGCCAG TGAGATTGACATATGGTTCCCAGTAGTGGATCAGCTGGAGGTTCCAACAACATGGTGGGACAGTGAGGCTGATAAGTCTCTGCTCATTGGAGTCTTTAAGCATG GCTATGAAAAATATAATACTATGAGGGCAGACCCAGCCTTATGCTTCCTGGAAAAGGCTGGCCGACCAGATGACAAAGCAATTGCAGCAGAACATCGCGTGTTGGATAATTTTTCTGACATAGTGGAAGG GGTTGACTTTGACAAAGATTGTGAAGATCCTGAATACAAACCACTCCAGGGTCCCCCAAAGGACCAAGATGATGAG GGTGATCCCTTGATGATGATGGATGAAGAGATCTCAGTGATAGATggagatgaag CCCAGGTGACCCAACAGCCAGGCCATCTATTCTGGCCTCCAGGCTCTGCTTTGACAGCTAGGCTTCGGCGCCTAGTAACAGCCTATCAGCGCAGCTACAAGAGAGAACAGATGAAGATAGAGGCTGCAGAACGTGGGGATCGGAGAAGGCGACGTTGTGAGGCAGCCTTCAAGCTAAAAGAAATTGCACGGCGGGAGAAACAGCAACG ATGGACAAGGCGTGAGCAAACTGATTTCTATCGAGTGGTTTCTACCTTTGGTGTGGAGTATGACCCTGATACCATGCAGTTCCATTGGGATCGCTTCCGTACTTTTGCCCGACTGGACAAAAAAACAGATGAAAGCCTTACCAAGTATTTCCATGGCTTTGTGGCCATGTGCCGCCAAGTGTGCCGCCTTCCCCCAGCAGCTGGAGATG AACCCCCGGACCCTAATCTGTTTATTGAGCCCATCACTGAGGAAAGGGCCTCACGGACTCTCTACCGTATTGAATTGCTTCGGCGCTTACGGGAACAAGTTTTATGCCACCCTCTTTTGGAAGATCGGCTGGCATTATGTCAGCCTCCAGGTCCTGAATTGCCTAAGTGGTGGGAGCCCATTCGGCATGACGGGGAGCTTCTACGAGGGGCAGCCCGCCACGGGGTGAGCCAAACAGACTGCAACATCATGCAGGACCCAGACTTTTCTTTCCTGGCTGCCCGTATGAATTATATGCAGAACCATCAGGCAGGAGCACCAGCTCCATCCCTGTCACGCTGCTCTACTCCACTGCTCCACCAGCAGTACACCTCGCGCACTGCCTCACCGCTGCCCCTGCGCCCAGATGCTCCTGTTGAAAAGCCACCTGAGGAGACAGCTGCCCAGGTCCCCAGTCTGGAGAGTCTGACTTTAAAGCTAGAGCATGAGGTGGTGGCCAGGAGCCGACCAACCCCACAAGACTATGAGATGCGAGTAGCCCCCTCTGATACTACCCCTCTGGTCTCCCGAAGTGTTCCACCAGTCAAACTGGAGGATGAGGAGGATTCAGACTCTGAGCTGGACTTGAGCAAGCTGTCACCatcatcctcttcttcctcatcctcatccagctccagctccagcacTGATGAGAGTGAGGACgagaaggaagagaagctaa CTGCTGACCAGTCCCGCTCAAAGCTCTATGATGAAGAGAGTCTCCTGTCCCTCCCTATGTCCCAAGATGGATTCCCAAATGAAGATGGAGAACAAATGACCCCTGAGCTTCTGCTGCTACAAGAAAGACAGAGAGCTTCTGAGTGGCCCAAG GATCGTGTCCTGATAAACCGTATTGACCTCGTCTGCCAGGCTGTACTCTCAGGGAAGTGGCCTTCTAGTCGCCGGAGCCAGGAAATGGTAACAGGAGGAATTTTGGGGCCAGGCAACCACTTGCTGGACAGTCCTTCGTTGACTCCAGGAGAATATGGTGACTCCCCAGTCCCCACACCACGCAGTAGCAGCGCAGCTTCCATGGCAGAGGAGGAAGTGTCTGCAGTCACCACAGCGGCTGCTCAGTTCACCAGACTTCGCCGAGGCATGGATGAGAAAGAGTTTACGGTTCAAATCAAAGAT GAGGAAGGATTGAAGTTAACATTCCAAAAGCACAAGTTGATGGCTAATGGAGTAATGGGAGATGGACATCCTCTTTTTCATAAGAAGAAAGGGAACAGAAAGAAGCTAGTTGAG CTGGAGGTGGAGTGCATGGAAGAGCCTAATCACCTTGATGTGGACCTGGAGACCCGGATCCCTGTCATCAATAAGGTGGATGGTACTTTGCTCGTGGGTGAGGATGCCCCTCGCCGGGCTGAACTGGAGATGTGGTTACAGGGTCATCCAGAGTTTGCTGTCGATCCCCGATTTCTAGCG TATATGGAGGATCGCAGAAAACAGAAATGGCagagatataaaaaaaataataaggcagAATTGAACTGTTTGGGAATAGAACCAGTACAGACAGCTAACTCTAGGAATGGAAAAAAG GGTCATCATGCTGAAACTGTGTTGAACCGGGTTTTGCCAGGGCCTATTGCACCTGACACCAGCAAGAAGCGGGCCCGTAGGACGCGACCAGACCTTTCTAAGATGATGGCCCTGATGCAGGGTGGAGGCACTGGGTCCCTGTCTCTGCATAATACCTTCCAACACAGCAGTAGTGGCCTGCAGTCTGTGTCATCTCTGGGTCACAGCAGTGCCACTTCTGCATCTTTGCCTTTTATGCCGTTTGTGATGGGTGGTGCAGCATCATCCCCTCATGTAGACTCCAGCACCATgcttcatcaccaccaccaccacccccacccccaccatcaccaccatcaccatccagGCCTGAGAGCCACTGGCTACCCTTCTTCACCAGCCACCACCACCTCTGGTACTGCCTTGAGGTTGCCACCACTGCAGCCTGAGGAGGATGAGGACGATGaggatgaagatgatgatgatgatttatCTCAGGGCTACGATAGCTCAGAAAGGGACTTCTCACTCATTGATGATCCTATGATGCCAGCCAACTCAGACTCCAGCGAAGATGCTGACgactga